The Paenibacillus tianjinensis genome has a window encoding:
- a CDS encoding GNAT family N-acetyltransferase, with protein sequence MEIVELDHQHNQREISRLLEEHSQRADHSIPPYEREELSLAAYENGTFIGGITGDIVWNILNVHLLAVDPTYRGKGLGGELLQELEARARLRGCKVSELTTMSWQAPHFYQKQGYEIFGEIKDCPLQGHTKYYLKKNL encoded by the coding sequence TTGGAAATAGTAGAGCTGGACCATCAGCACAATCAGCGGGAAATCTCGAGATTACTGGAAGAGCACAGCCAGCGGGCGGATCACAGCATTCCGCCGTATGAACGCGAAGAGCTCTCTCTGGCAGCTTACGAGAATGGGACCTTCATTGGCGGTATCACCGGGGATATCGTCTGGAATATATTAAATGTGCACCTGCTGGCCGTCGACCCTACGTACAGAGGTAAGGGTCTGGGCGGTGAACTTCTGCAAGAGCTGGAAGCCAGAGCCCGGCTGCGCGGCTGTAAAGTGAGTGAATTGACAACAATGAGCTGGCAGGCACCACATTTCTATCAGAAGCAAGGGTACGAAATCTTCGGGGAGATCAAGGATTGCCCGCTTCAGGGTCATACCAAGTATTATCTGAAGAAGAACCTATAG
- a CDS encoding glycerophosphodiester phosphodiesterase, whose translation MSLRIEKNEGNEMMKVFRHKAYFTGIHVLLFVSLLTILYAYSPTIRVKVKEIMDPADKVYTIAHRGASGYAPENTIPAFELAAEMKADIIEMDIHLTKDGIPVVIHDDTVNRTTNGKGYVKNMTLEQLERLDAGTWFNEAYPMFARDKYAGTTIPTLDQVFETFGKEIKYILEIKDSAPGTDIETLINESIQKYDLEDVVAIHSFSAGSLRKFHRINPDIPLYQLVWYDYNAVRVSETYLKDIKSYAVGISPNFQGISSAYVAQVKNFGLKVMPYTVNYQLNMDKAYSWGVDGVYTNFPDRLLEVIHTNRDNAQW comes from the coding sequence ATGTCATTAAGGATAGAGAAGAATGAGGGTAACGAAATGATGAAGGTGTTCAGGCACAAAGCGTATTTTACCGGAATACATGTATTGCTGTTTGTTTCTTTGTTAACAATACTTTACGCTTATTCCCCGACGATCCGGGTGAAGGTGAAAGAGATTATGGATCCTGCAGATAAAGTCTACACGATAGCCCACCGCGGCGCGTCCGGGTATGCTCCGGAGAACACTATCCCTGCTTTTGAGCTGGCGGCCGAGATGAAGGCGGATATTATTGAGATGGATATCCACTTAACCAAGGATGGGATTCCGGTCGTGATTCATGATGATACCGTTAACCGCACAACTAATGGCAAGGGCTATGTAAAAAACATGACCCTAGAGCAGCTGGAACGGCTAGATGCGGGAACCTGGTTCAACGAGGCCTACCCGATGTTTGCCCGGGACAAATATGCCGGCACTACCATTCCCACGCTTGACCAGGTATTTGAAACGTTCGGCAAAGAGATCAAATACATTCTGGAGATCAAGGATTCCGCACCAGGTACTGATATTGAAACCCTTATCAATGAATCCATTCAGAAATATGATCTGGAGGATGTGGTAGCCATTCATTCCTTCAGCGCAGGCAGCTTACGCAAATTCCACAGAATCAATCCGGACATTCCGTTATATCAGCTGGTCTGGTATGATTACAACGCAGTGAGAGTCTCAGAAACTTATCTGAAAGACATAAAATCATACGCAGTAGGTATTAGCCCGAATTTTCAGGGGATCAGTTCGGCTTATGTAGCACAGGTTAAGAATTTCGGGCTCAAGGTAATGCCTTATACAGTAAATTATCAGCTCAACATGGATAAAGCCTATTCCTGGGGTGTGGATGGAGTTTATACCAATTTTCCTGACCGTCTGCTTGAAGTCATTCACACCAACAGAGATAATGCCCAGTGGTAA
- a CDS encoding serine hydrolase domain-containing protein, with the protein MKKTLKASIDNNEIAGANFMVIKDGSEVFYHEDGMADIESGRPITRDSIYRLYSMTKPVTAASVMMLLERGEIDLFDPVSRYIPGFKNQLVEKNGELVPASREVCIHDLLNMTSGLVYGGTDKAGQHTDVLFQELGSRLYTDNAMSTMEFANRLGQGPLSFDPGSYWQYGTSADVLGAIVEAVSGMRYGQFLQKEMFDPLGMQDTGFWLSGDKRARLVNTYQDDGEGGLKLYAESHLGIVHQMDREPLFESGGAGLASTIDDAAKFTTMLMNQGSLNGVTLLKPRTVQYMTSASLSSWQQKGFDTWHSLCGHSYGNQMRIMTEPGKAGCLGSRGEYGWDGWLGAYFTNSPADALTVLFMVQKKDAGTMAVTRKLRNIVFSTL; encoded by the coding sequence TTGAAAAAAACGCTGAAAGCAAGCATCGACAACAACGAAATCGCCGGCGCGAACTTTATGGTGATCAAGGACGGGAGTGAAGTTTTTTACCATGAGGACGGTATGGCTGACATAGAGTCTGGACGCCCTATTACAAGGGATTCGATTTATCGTTTATACTCAATGACGAAACCGGTCACCGCCGCTTCCGTCATGATGCTGCTCGAGCGTGGGGAAATCGATTTGTTCGATCCTGTAAGCCGCTATATACCGGGTTTCAAAAACCAGCTGGTTGAGAAAAACGGTGAACTGGTGCCTGCCAGCCGGGAGGTGTGCATACACGATTTGCTGAACATGACCTCTGGTCTGGTATACGGCGGAACGGACAAAGCCGGGCAGCATACAGACGTTTTGTTCCAGGAACTGGGCAGCCGTTTGTACACGGATAACGCGATGAGCACCATGGAATTCGCTAACCGCCTGGGCCAAGGCCCCCTTTCATTCGACCCGGGATCGTACTGGCAATACGGAACGTCGGCGGACGTTCTTGGCGCAATTGTGGAAGCGGTTAGCGGCATGCGCTACGGGCAATTTTTGCAAAAAGAAATGTTCGACCCGCTGGGAATGCAGGATACCGGCTTCTGGCTGTCTGGAGATAAAAGAGCGCGTCTTGTGAACACCTATCAGGATGACGGCGAAGGCGGACTTAAGCTGTACGCGGAAAGTCATCTAGGCATCGTTCATCAGATGGACCGGGAACCGTTGTTTGAGTCCGGCGGAGCAGGACTTGCGTCTACGATTGACGATGCGGCCAAATTTACGACGATGCTGATGAATCAAGGATCTCTAAACGGAGTGACTTTATTGAAGCCTAGAACGGTTCAATATATGACCTCGGCTTCCTTAAGCAGCTGGCAGCAAAAAGGCTTCGATACATGGCATTCTCTGTGCGGACATAGTTATGGTAACCAGATGCGCATCATGACTGAGCCAGGGAAAGCCGGTTGCCTTGGCAGCCGGGGTGAATACGGCTGGGACGGCTGGCTTGGGGCTTATTTCACCAACAGCCCAGCAGATGCGCTGACCGTATTGTTTATGGTTCAGAAAAAGGATGCCGGCACGATGGCCGTTACCCGCAAGCTCCGCAACATCGTGTTCAGCACGCTGTAA
- a CDS encoding DUF6254 family protein — translation MTHQLKRREDAWKSRKQDQHPHGKIKSLKTLSSEYDEKHTTTL, via the coding sequence ATGACTCACCAGTTAAAAAGAAGAGAAGATGCCTGGAAGTCACGAAAGCAAGATCAGCATCCCCATGGTAAAATCAAATCGCTTAAGACCTTGTCCAGCGAATATGACGAGAAGCATACTACGACTTTGTAA
- a CDS encoding ArsR/SmtB family transcription factor, which translates to MDTEQQSRLFTNYEQKFKALADQKRLAILLEINKHSEVCVCDLEGIVDLPQSKLSYHLKLLFDADLIKCRREGRWNYYSINEKVMKYLLPDDVCCVFYPPTT; encoded by the coding sequence ATGGATACAGAACAACAATCACGGCTTTTTACGAATTACGAACAAAAGTTCAAGGCGCTGGCCGATCAGAAGCGTTTAGCGATTTTACTCGAAATTAATAAACATTCTGAAGTCTGTGTGTGTGATCTGGAGGGAATTGTAGATCTTCCGCAATCTAAGCTGTCTTATCACCTTAAGCTGTTGTTTGATGCAGATTTAATTAAATGCCGGCGAGAAGGCCGCTGGAATTATTACAGTATCAATGAGAAGGTTATGAAGTATCTTTTGCCGGACGACGTATGTTGTGTTTTTTACCCGCCGACTACATAA